A portion of the Calliphora vicina chromosome 5, idCalVici1.1, whole genome shotgun sequence genome contains these proteins:
- the LOC135959786 gene encoding cytoplasmic dynein 2 intermediate chain 1, whose amino-acid sequence MSDTKVLLRSDVAANKKTLLKKPITKSSTQLKESAAAAEEKEKGKTIKLANVTSTTLNKAKVGSVNKTQPQRSTTGSQQTKILVPRKSVSTSQQKDLPLRAKHVSTSKDIRATRQNYTTTRTNITKIEKKPVNNKPNAVLDTPHNVTVSSPPPQRKNNDSEEIGESNDEPKNNQNNKLIRKGSRTLAPDEIVILKRDSAKKRIEANIQKENMQTEQVLATSLKEPVAFEVKFEEKEKTSRERSRSRVKTNTTNAIDKNDEEHQYSDDFESYESDFETESSTHSLATSEPSSTESENESEASIDNYDEIPNQRDSPKELTDESEDEDDSEVTQNPITVIQQDKERKLDSGHYEMNSRKTHGPQSSSDISMQSTQPITDSLEAFSFGISDQLDSGISTYGTSSPAQHNKVNITYGGYKDFNTKPIINQRGSDLMSKIQFDVLSFTFLDLKPISYDIFMQTFGKLNTNQNFTQTQGNLMHVEQQTELHETRSIWTQHPPQYDLEIIKTLDKNGIYSQNCCGELMNECQTQLKPDCELEQSLDTLKQLNNQSITRNHQNYQKRQRKPINYEHLNSFLLRSSLVIDQILGSSNTTSNHEPPQNSPYTNDQVLSRVTEHFYYIESNLLNTLQVLKVFSNNKYNLLITVHESLPDTNVYSTDFSNLLMVWCTNTRNKPLRLLTTWSEVSKVEISNDSSDIIVASLRDGSIALWDLRETYSFCSKLDGYLTHFAATQSLVPSWCGVKNKSKIIMDLGACLDIKSFRSQSNNLLIQKTFPITQFISLHDSGIVTVWTLVETSETSINLSQMKKHEKLKNSSKRSQTFEYTSPWARVKLMQSCIVNIKDYLETKAHHTQSRFDKTKALFQKDIYSDEALKELNQCSPEMGQQGLRFTSLECGSENVFICTNRNYILMCSKTLKMDKLKRIVIHESRFLFPTALKVLSNEHFLAVGLSNGAVMILNCQSNKVKQNDDKSTSTSALSESESASVPPSRDSTLDINSITGKSCAIQNILLNAQKSYEDMDFDREYRPNTAACIALIDSKQKPFELRIFDQQIIMSGSVLRKNLIQSLELSSDGWRLFALSNGHIRIYDFYLDQEIDYQESQETGKIIDIATGKCGSKENCLMLLKPSTQVEVHILNK is encoded by the exons ATGTCG gacACTAAAGTGTTACTACGATCTGATGTGGCAGCTAACAAAAAgacacttttaaaaaaaccaattACAAAATCATCAACTCAGTTAAAAGAGAGCGCAGCTGCTGCCGAGGAAAAGGAAAAAGGCAAAACCATAAAACTAGCTAATGTTACAAGTACCACATTAAACAAAGCAAAGGTGGGGAGTGTAAATAAAACACAGCCACAAAGAAGTACAACAGGAAGTCAACAGACCAAAATACTGGTCCCTCGAAAGAGCGTCTCAACTTCACAACAGAAAGATTTACCATTACGTGCCAAACATGTGTCAACCTCAAAAGACATTAGAGCAACGCGTCAAAACTATACAACAACCAGAACAAACATTACAAAAATAGAGAAGAAACCTGTGAATAATAAACCGAATGCTGTTCTAGATACTCCCCATAATGTTACTGTATCCTCACCTCCTCCTCAAAGGAAGAATAACGACAGTGAAGAGATTGGAGAGAGCAATGATGaaccaaaaaataatcagaATAACAAGCTAATTCGGAAAGGAAGTAGAACTTTGGCTCCTGATGAAATTGTTATACTAAAAAGAGATTCGGCTAAAAAGAGAATTGAGGCAAAcattcaaaaagaaaatatgcaaacaGAGCAAGTCTTAGCGACGAGTTTAAAAGAACCAGTAGCTTTCGAGGTAAAATTCGAAGAAAAGGAAAAAACTTCAAGGGAAAGATCAAGATCTCGTGTAAAAACAAATACGACTAATGCAATAGATAAAAACGATGAAGAACATCAGTATTCTGATGACTTTGAATCTTATGAATCGGATTTCGAAACTGAATCGTCTACACACTCTCTGGCCACCTCTGAACCGTCAAGTACGGAAAGTGAAAATGAATCGGAGGCATCAATAGACAATTATGATGAAATACCGAATCAAAGAGATTCTCCAAAGGAATTAACTGATGAAAGTGAAGATGAAGATGACTCGGAAGTAACCCAAAATCCAATAACGGTCATTCAGCAAGACAAGGAAAGAAAATTAGATTCTGGGCATTATGAAATGAATTCTCGCAAAACGCATGGCCCCCAATCATCATCAGATATTTCAATGCAATCTACCCAACCAATAACTGACAGCTTGGAAGCCTTTAGTTTCGGAATATCGGATCAGTTGGATTCTGGAATATCAACATACGGGACTTCTTCTCCTGCACAGCACAACAAAGTGAACATAACATACGGAGGCTATAAAGACTTTAATACCAAACCCATCATTAATCAAAGGGGATCTGATCTGATGTCTAAAATTCAATTTGATGTCTTAAGCTTTACATTTCTTGATCTGAAACCGATTTCTTATGACATATTTATGCAAACGTTTGGTAAACTTaatacaaatcaaaattttacacaaactcAAGGTAATCTAATGCATGTAGAACAGCAGACAGAGTTGCACGAAACACGTTCTATTTGGACGCAACATCCACCTCAATATGATctagaaataattaaaactctAGATAAAAACGGTATATACAGTCAGAATTGTTGTGGTGAATTGATGAATGAGTGTCAAACACAGCTCAAGCCAGATTGTGAACTGGAGCAAAGTTTAGACACATTGAAACAACTTAATAACCAAAGTATCACACGCAACCACCAGAATTATCAAAAGCGACAAAGGAAGCCCATCAACTATGAACATCTAAATTCCTTCCTCCTGCGATCGTCTCTTGTTATTGATCAAATTCTTGGTTCCTCAAATACCACATCTAACCACGAACCACCACAAAATTCTCCGTATACAAATGATCAAGTCTTATCGCGAGttactgaacatttttattatatagaaTCAAACTTGTTAAACACTTTACAAGTTCTAAAAGTATTctccaataataaatataatttacttATAACGGTGCATGAATCTTTGCCCGACACAAACGTGTACAGCACTGACTTTTCGAATCTTCTGATGGTTTGGTGCACCAACACCCGCAATAAGCCACTACGTCTTTTAACAACTTGGAGTGAGGTTTCCAAAGTTGAAATATCTAACGATTCGTCAGATATAATAGTGGCGTCTTTAAGAGACGGGTCTATAGCATTATGGGATTTGAGAGAAACCTATTCATTTTGTTCGAAACTCGATGGGTATTTAACACATTTTGCTGCCACACAATCATTGGTACCATCTTGGTGTGGagttaaaaataaatccaaaatAATTATGGATTTGGGGGCCTGTTTGGATATAAAAAGTTTTAGAAGCCAATCCAATAACTTGCTAATACAAAAGACATTCCCGATAACTCAG ttTATTTCTTTGCATGACTCAGGCATTGTCACTGTTTGGACCTTAGTAGAAACTTCGGAAACATCTATTAACCTgtcacaaatgaaaaaacatgaaaaactcaaaaactctTCAAAAAGGTCACAAACATTCGAGTATACTTCTCCATGGGCCCGAGTAAAACTTATGCAAAGTTGTATAGTCAATATCAAAGATTATTTGGAAACAAAAGCACATCACACTCAATCTCGATTTGACAAAACCAaagctttatttcaaaaggaCATCTATAGCGACGAAGCATTAAAAGAGCTCAACCAATGCAGCCCAGAAATGGGTCAACAAGGACTCCGTTTTACAAGCTTGGAATGTGGTTCGGAGAACGTATTCATCTGCACAAATCGAAACTATATATTGATGTGTTCCAAGACTCTTAAAATGGACAAACTAAAGCGAATAGTGATACATGAAAGTCGCTTCTTATTTCCTACAGCTCTAAAAGTTTTATCTAACGAGCATTTCTTGGCTGTTGGGCTTTCCAATGGTGCAGTCATGATTCTAAACTGTCAGTCAAACAAAGTTAAGCAAAATGATGACAAATCAACAAGTACATCAGCATTATCAGAATCTGAATCTGCATCCGTGCCTCCCAGCAGAGATTCAACTTTGGATATAAATTCCATAACAGGAAAATCTTGTGCCATACAGAACATATTATTAAATGCTCAAAAATCCTATGAAGATATGGACTTTGATCGAGAATATCGTCCGAACACTGCGGCATGTATAGCTTTAATTGACAGCAAACAAAAGCCATTTGAATTACGGATATTTGACCAACAGATTATTATGAGCGGATcggttttaagaaaaaatctcATACAGTCCTTGGAACTATCCTCAGATGGTTGGCGTTTATTTGCCCTGTCAAATGGACACATACGAATATACGACTTTTACTTAGATCAAGAAATTGACTACCAAGAATCTCAAGAGACAGGCAAAATTATTGATATCGCAACTGGCAAATGCGGTtccaaagaaaattgtttaatgctTCTTAAGCCGAGCACACAAGTCGAAGtgcatatattaaataaatag
- the LOC135960273 gene encoding lysozyme 2-like — MFKFTFVILAAFLLVAPAFGKVYNRCSLAKEMYRLGVPKDELARWTCIAEHESSYNTKAVGTMNSNGSRDYGIFQINNYYWCSPPSGAFSYDECKIKCADFLVDSIEPAVKCARLVLKQQGWKAWSTWKYCDGKLHSIDDCF, encoded by the coding sequence ATGTTCAAGTTTACATTCGTTATTTTGGCCGCTTTTCTCCTGGTTGCACCAGCCTTTGGCAAAGTGTACAACCGTTGTTCTTTGGCCAAGGAAATGTACAGACTTGGTGTTCCAAAGGACGAATTGGCTCGTTGGACTTGTATTGCTGAACATGAATCATCTTACAACACCAAGGCAGTCGGTACAATGAACTCTAATGGATCCCGGGACTATGGCATCTTCCAAATCAACAACTACTACTGGTGCTCTCCCCCCTCTGGTGCCTTCTCCTATGACGAATGTAAGATCAAATGCGCCGATTTCCTCGTTGATAGCATTGAACCCGCCGTTAAGTGCGCCCGCTTGGTTTTGAAACAACAAGGTTGGAAAGCCTGGTCTACCTGGAAATACTGTGACGGTAAATTGCACAGCATTGATGATTGCTTCTAA
- the LOC135961875 gene encoding uncharacterized protein LOC135961875 has protein sequence MERMFPSCFLVVIILVVNFKLIQTKTNDPAIGRCPEGYIFYTDGLCYPKESLINRCPEGYILYSDELCYPIETKPFVKANESQGSMSTTISAAIVLNEFSCPQGSIMIKNKCRKIICTLGEYYRGTCLNPVCPSGLIWRGKKCQEPGYLTTVVEIDNDFVNEVNEKPIALAMSHTNEVIYHTSTTTTTHKPSTTRPMHLNKTTRPSFITTSTKISDDCCEVYTPRICKLYKEKKWLCFNRKYKRCDSRICSSPVVYLKAPEIKHEPPVLIMPPNPQMTVCETDDCRNNLSDVDCSGCPTLRSESCSPYCYRYICSNACDFMDLNEYCSYYPGQSGCLPRDGCLWNWCKGT, from the exons ATGGAAAGAATGTTTCCGTCGTGTTTTCTTGTTGTAATTATTTTGGTTgtgaactttaaattaattcagaCAAAAACTAATGACCCG gcGATCGGAAGATGTCCGGAGGGATATATTTTTTACACGGACGGATTGTGCTATCCAAAAGAAAGTTTGATTAATAGATGTCCAGAAGGATATATTCTTTACTCGGATGAATTATGCTATCCAATAGAAACGAAGCCGTTTGTTAAAGCCAATGAATCACAGGGATCAATGTCAACAACCATTTCTGCTGCTATTGTACTAAACGAATTTAGTTGTCCTCAGGGTTCaattatgattaaaaataaatgccGTAAAATTATTTGCACCTTGGGAGAATACTACAGGGGCACTTGTCTGAACCCGGTGTGTCCGTCTGGATTGATATGGCGTGGTAAAAAATGTCAAGAACCTGGATATCTGACAACAGTGGTTGAAATCGATAATGATTTCGTTAATGAAGTGAATGAGAAACCAATTGCCCTAGCAATGAGCCACACAAATGAGGTTATATATCACACATCAACGACAACGACAACTCACAAGCCTTCCACTACTCGACCAATGCATCTAAACAAAACTACCAGGCCATCATTCATAACAACATCGACCAAAATCAGTGATGACTGCTGTGAAGTGTATACTCCACGAATTTGCAAATTATATAAAGAGAAGAAGTGGCTATGCTTTAATCGAAAATATAAACGTTGTGATAGCCGCATTTGCTCATCACCAGTTGTATATCTAAAAGCTCCTGAAATTAAGCACGAACCTCCAGTACTTATAATGCCGCCCAATCCTCAAATGACTGTCTGTGAAACCGATGATTGTCGTAATAATTTATCAGATGTTGACTGTTCGGGATGTCCAACTCTTCGTTCTGAAAGTTGTTCTCCATATTGTTACAGATACATTTGTTCAAATGCATGTGATTTTATGGATTTGAATGAATATTGCAGTTATTATCCCGGACAAAGCGGATGCTTGCCAAGAGACGGCTGTCTATGGAATTGGTGCAAAGGGACGTGA
- the Ide gene encoding insulin-degrading enzyme produces the protein MFIKQVSSITFCCKFLRKPPVLLTHRSKSHLIQLLSTSHLQSVGFNQSISRGMSSKSTAEFATAAGESRANKMPSKSALDLEPILRLNNITKSQQDTRDYRGLQLQNGIKVLLISDTKTDVSAAALAVQVGHMSDPDNLPGLAHFCEHMLFLGTEKYPHENGYTTYLSQSGGSSNAATYPLMTKYHFYVAPEKLDEALDRFAQFFIGPLFTPSATEREINAVNSEHEKNLSSDVWRIKQVQRHLAKPGHAYKKFGSGNKTTLYEIPKQHNIEVRDELLKFHKQWYSSNIMSLAVIGKETLDELENMVMEKFSEIENKNVEIPHWPREPYDSEQYGQKVMIVPVKDLRSLTISFTTDDLTQFYKSAPDSYLSHLLGHEGKGSLLSELRRLGWCNDFLAGHQNTLNGFGFFEISIDLTQEGIDHVDDITEIVFQYLRMLRERGPQKWIFDECVKINEMRFGFKEKEKPERLVTGVVSCMQVYPLDQVLTAPYLNDEWRPDLITKLLDELVPSKCRVVVVGQNYEKEANLTEPHYKTKYGTCKIDKDTLKKWENCELNENLNLPLPNAFIPENFELAPFDTDLSKHPVIVMDTPILRVWHKQDNFYLKPKACMSFDMSNPIAYLDPLNCNLNYLMVALIRDQLNEYLYDADLADLKLQVSPRSNGIDFTISGYNDKQVVLLKKLLDHLFDFNVDEKRFHILKDEYKRSLKNFSAEQPYQHSIYYLALLLTENAWANSELLDAMELVTFDRVLSYAKEFFSRLHTECFIYGNVTKQQALDISGMVNKRLEGTNAMVLPLLARQMLGKREYKLCAGDSYLFEKDNNYHKSSCAQLYFQCGPQTDRSNIMVNLIAQILTEPCYDCLRTKEQLGYIVFSGMRKVNGANGIRIIVQSTKHPSYVEGRIETFLETYLTAIEKMSQEEFDRHKEALVVKKLEKPKTVNSQFSMFYSEIALSQYHFERSEAEVDILRTITKEELLECYKTFIGRDSPERRVLAVHIVSKQSPQDDNKDVEKPTEDDNVIALLERHAKITDLVAFKSSKELYPLCSPFLDIRAKGARSKL, from the exons atgtttattaaacaagtttcttcaataactttttgttgtaaatttttgcGCAAACCGCCTGTTCTACTGACACATCGCAG CAAAAGCCATTTAATTCAACTTTTGTCAACAAGCCATCTTCAGTCGGTAGGTTTCAACCAAAGCATCAGCAGAGGAATGAGTAGTAAAAGTACTGCCGAATTTGCAACTGCTGCAGGAGAGTCCAGGGCGAATAAGATGCCTTCTAAGAGCGCTTTGGATTTAGAGCCAATATTAAG gcTAAACAACATAACAAAGAGTCAACAGGATACCCGCGACTATAGAGGATTACAATTGCAGAATGGGATTAAAGTGTTACTTATTAGTGATACTAAAACCGATGTTTCAGCTGCTGCCTTAGCAGTACAAGTCGG CCACATGTCGGATCCAGATAATTTGCCGGGCTTAGCTCATTTTTGTGAGCACATGCTTTTTCTGGGAACAGAAAAGTATCCTCACGAAAATGGCTATACAACGTATCTCTCTCAGAGTGGTGGCAGTAGTAATGCTGCTACTTATCCCCTCATGACTAAATATCATTTCTATGTGGCACCTGAAAAGTTGGATGAGGCTCTAGATCGTTTTGCACAATTTTTTATTGGACCACTTTTTACACCCAGTGCTACGGAACGAGAAATTAATGCG GTTAATTCGGAGCATGAAAAAAACCTTTCAAGTGATGTGTGGCGCATTAAACAGGTTCAAAGGCATTTGGCAAAACCGGGTCATGCTTACAAGAAGTTCGGCAGTGGTAATAAGACAACACTTTACGAAATCCCAAAACAACACAATATTGAAGTACGAGATGAATTACTAAAGTTCCATAAGCAGTGGTATTCGTCCAACATTATGAGTTTGGCGGTTATTGGAAAAG AGACCTTAGATGAATTGGAAAATATGGTAATGGAAAAGTTTtcagaaattgaaaataaaaatgtggaaattccACATTGGCCCAGAGAGCCATACGATAGCGAACAATATGGACAAAAGGTTATGATTGTACCAGTTAAAGATCTGCGTTCACTTACAATTAGTTTCACCACAGACGACcttacacaattttataaatctgCC CCGGACAGTTATTTATCACATTTGTTGGGACATGAAGGCAAGGGCAGCTTATTATCAGAATTGCGACGATTGGGATGGTGCAATGA TTTTCTAGCAGGTCACCAGAATACTTTAAATGGATTTGGTTTCTTTGAAATTTCCATAGATCTAACTCAGGAAGGAATTGATCATGTTGATGACATAACTGAAATAGTCTTTCAA TATCTAAGAATGTTACGTGAGCGTGGACCACAAAAATGGATATTTGATGAGTGTGTTAAGATTAATGAAATGCGCTTTGGCTTCAAGGAAAAAGAAAAACCGGAACGTTTAGTTACTGGTGTGGTATCATGTATGCAG GTATATCCCTTGGACCAAGTGCTAACTGCTCCATATCTAAATGATGAGTGGAGACCTGATCTGATTACTAAACTTCTTGATGAGTTGGTACCCTCTAAATGTCGTGTTGTAGTTGTTGGGCAGAACTATGAAAAAGAAGCCAATTTAACCGAGCCCcattataaaactaaatatggAACCTGTAAAATTGATAAAGACACCCTAAAG AAATGGGAGAATTGTGAATTAAATGAAAACCTAAACTTGCCCTTGCCAAACGCCTTTATAccagaaaattttgaattggctCCATTTGATACGGATTTATCAAAGCACCCCGTGATTGTTATGGATACACCCATTTTAAGGGTGTGGCATAAACaggataatttttatttgaaaccaAAAGCCTGTATGTCTTTTGATATGTCAAATCCAATCGCTTATTTGGACCCCTTGAAttgcaatttaaattatttaatggttgCCCTAATAAGAGATCAATTGAATGAATATCTCTATGATGCAGACTTGGCAGACTTGAAACTTCAAGTTTCTCCCCGCTCGAATGGAATTGAT TTTACAATATCAGGTTACAACGACAAACAAGTCGTGCTATTGAAGAAACTTCTTGATCATTTGTTCGACTTCAACGTCGATGAAAAGCGTTTCCATATACTTAAAGATGAATACAAACGTTCTCTCAAAAATTTTAGTGCTGAACAACCCTACCAACATTCAATTTACTATTTGGCTCTGCTATTAACTGAGAATGCTTGGGCAAATAGTGAACTTCTCGATGCTATGGAAC ttgttacGTTTGATCGTGTTCTCAGCTATGCTAAAGAGTTTTTCTCCCGCCTACACACTGAATGTTTTATTTATGGAAATGTAACAAAACAACAAGCTCTGGATATATCTGGCATGGTAAATAAACGCTTGGAAGGAACAAATGCAATGGTGCTGCCTCTGCTTGCCCGACAGATGCTTGGCAAAAGAGAATACAAATTATGTGCCG gCGACAGTTATTTGTTCGAAAAGGATAACAATTACCACAAGAGTTCTTGTGCTCAATTGTACTTTCAATGTGGACCCCAAACAGATCGTAGCAATATTATGGTCAATTTAATAGCACAAATTTTAACGGAACCCTGCTATGACTGCTTGCGTACTAAG GAACAATTGGGCTATATTGTGTTTAGTGGCATGCGCAAGGTCAATGGAGCAAATGGTATACGCATTATTGTACAATCAACTAAACACCCATCCTATGTGGAGGGTCGTATTGAAACTTTTCTCGAAACATATTTG ACAGCAATTGAGAAAATGTCCCAAGAGGAGTTTGATCGGCATAAAGAGGCATTGGTAGTGAAAAAACTGGAGAAACCAAAAACAGTAAATTCACAATTTAGTATGTTTTATAGTGAAATTGCATTGTCGCAATATCATTTCGAACGCAGTGAAGCTGAAGTTGATATTCTGCGTACTATAACAAAAGAGGAATTACTTGAATGCTATAAA ACTTTTATAGGGCGTGACAGTCCGGAAAGACGCGTACTCGCTGTTCATATAGTCTCAAAGCAGAGTCCACAGGATGACAACAAGGACGTTGAAAAACCAACGGAAGATGACAATGTAATTGCCCTATTGGAACGACATGCTAAAATCACAGACTTGGTTGCATTCAAATCAAGCAAAGAACTTTATCCCTTATGTTCACCATTCCTTGACATAAGAGCCAAAGGAGCACGCAgcaaattataa
- the LOC135961874 gene encoding mucin-2-like, whose protein sequence is MNIRYYLLIGLVLTELGISVCRGPVTPYPIPGTTVNCPNQPIPAYHIKTEAPPFVSCPTNPCPLPTSNPPPTYNCINQPGYVCSTNPCSSSTTPCDSTTSNCGTTNNCCGQAPPIVSCPTNPCPLPTSNPPCSYPCPVIQTNPPPTYNCINQPGYACSTTPCDSTTSNCGSTNNCCGQAPPIVSCPTNPCRLPTSNAPCSYPCPVIQTNPPPTYNCINQPGYACSTTPCDSTTSNCGSTNNCCGQKQCCQTEHPHETTPPPPPTYEPRPTIPTPPPETLIKCPSGTQLIGKECHLIYCPRGSQMVNDRCVVIECPEGTVWTGHRCSVPEPIVHNLTFYNTVMTQFNLTKPDIILNNTYNILVNTSLTIPDENNYSKECNNDCEDENSTTTSPTTVECCEVMTPRICKYHNNRWRCYSRRSRRCGDFCVAPIIYLKTSRVYARPQYVVMPPIQNDCQSYGNCGPLRDGHDCSGCAMNYMDRCSHYCYRYSCPTRRCDFYDQKKYCAHNTGSYGCQEEDGCFDDWCL, encoded by the exons ATGAATATTCGATATTATTTGTTAATTGGACTTGTACTTACT GAATTGGGTATTTCAGTTTGTAGAGGGCCCGTTACACCATATCCAATACCAGGAACTACAGTAAATTGCCCAAATCAGCCTATCCCTGCGTATCATATTAAAACTGAAGCCCCACCGTTTGTTTCTTGTCCAACCAATCCTTGTCCTTTGCCAACATCGAATCCACCTCCAACTTATAATTGTATAAATCAACCTGGTTATGTCTGCTCAACAAATCCATGTAGTAGTTCAACAACTCCATGTGATTCAACGACTTCAAATTGTGGTACAACAAATAATTGTTGTGGTCAAGCCCCACCAATTGTTTCATGTCCAACGAATCCTTGTCCTTTGCCAACATCGAATCCACCTTGTTCATATCCCTGTCCTGTAATACAGACGAATCCTCCTCCAACTTATAATTGTATAAATCAACCTGGTTATGCCTGTTCGACAACTCCATGTGATTCAACGACTTCAAATTGTGGTTCAACAAATAATTGTTGTGGTCAAGCCCCACCAATTGTTTCATGTCCAACGAATCCTTGTCGTTTGCCAACATCAAATGCACCTTGTTCATATCCCTGTCCTGTGATACAGACGAATCCTCCTCCAACTTATAATTGTATAAATCAACCTGGTTATGCCTGTTCGACAACTCCATGTGATTCGACGACTTCAAATTGTGGTTCAACAAATAATTGTTGTGGTCAAAAACAATGTTGTCAAACAGAACATCCACATGAAACAACTCCACCTCCACCTCCAACTTACGAACCTCGCCCCACCATTCCTACACCACCACCTGAAACCCTTATTAAATGTCCCTCTGGAACGCAGCTAATTGGAAAGGAATGTCATTTGATATATTGTCCTCGTGGATCACAAATGGTGAATGATCGCTGTGTCGTTATTGAATGCCCTGAAGGTACAGTTTGGACCGGACATAGATGTTCAGTACCTGAACCCATTGTCCACAATCTAACATTTTACAATACCGTTATGACACAATTTAATCTAACTAAACCGGACATTATACTGAATAACACGTACAACATCCTTGTTAATACTTCTTTGACTATACCCGATGAAAACAACTACAGCAAAGAATGCAACAACGATTGTGAAGACGAAAATTCAACGACAACATCACCTACGACTGTAGAATGTTGTGAAGTCATGACGCCCCGCATTTGTAAGTATCATAATAATCGTTGGCGATGTTACAGTCGTCGGTCTCGTAGATGTGGTGATTTTTGTGTTGCACCCATAATTTACCTAAAAACATCCCGCGTATACGCTAGACCTCAATACGTCGTAATGCCACCTATTCAAAATGACTGCCAATCGTACGGAAATTGTGGTCCACTTAGAg aTGGTCATGATTGTTCCGGCTGTGCAATGAACTATATGGATCGCTGTTCCCACTACTGCTATCGTTATTCATGTCCAACTCGTAGGTGTGATTTTTATGATCAGAAAAAGTACTGTGCTCATAATACCGGCTCATATGGATGTCAAGAAGAGGATGGTTGTTTCGACGATTGGTGTCTATAG
- the LOC135960370 gene encoding lysozyme 2, which yields MLKFTIVILAAFLLVAPAFGKVYNRCSLAREMHRLGVPKDELSRWTCIAEHESSYNTKAVGTMNSNGSRDYGIFQINNYYWCSPPSGAFSYDECKIKCADFLVDSIEPAVKCARLVLRQQGWSAWSTWKYCDGKLHSIDDCF from the coding sequence ATGTTGAAGTTTACAATAGTTATTTTGGCCGCTTTTCTACTGGTTGCACCAGCCTTTGGCAAAGTGTACAACCGTTGTTCTTTGGCCAGGGAAATGCACAGACTTGGAGTTCCAAAAGACGAATTGTCGCGTTGGACTTGTATTGCTGAACATGAATCATCTTACAACACCAAGGCAGTCGGTACTATGAACTCTAATGGATCCCGGGACTATGGCATCTTCCAAATCAACAACTACTACTGGTGTTCTCCCCCCTCTGGTGCCTTCTCCTATGATGAATGTAAGATCAAATGCGCAGATTTCCTCGTTGATAGCATTGAACCCGCTGTTAAGTGCGCCCGCTTGGTTTTGAGACAACAAGGTTGGTCTGCCTGGTCTACCTGGAAATACTGTGACGGTAAATTGCACAGCATTGATGATTGCTTCTAA